The Candidatus Poribacteria bacterium genome contains the following window.
TCCAAGCCCTTTAATCCCAGCGGATGCGAGCGGATCCGCCGCAAACACCAGAATCGGGCTACGAGCAAGTAAGTCAGTATCAGCAAGTTTATCAAATATCCGGTTACCCATTTTTAATGTATGGCCTCCTAGGAGGAATGGTTGTCAGAGCGTTCGCTACGCTCACTGTTGGTGATTGGTTATCGGTTACAAGAGGGATGCGTTAAACGATAACCCTAAAGGATACTCGTGGGATCAATGTCAATCACGAATTCAATAGCATTCGATTTAATAGCGACAGGCGGCTCGTCGGTTAAGTGCTTAAGGAGTTGACTGATGCTTTCAACGGAGTTACTTCGAAGTAAAAAATGCCACCGAAATTTCCCTTCGATTTTCGAGAGGGGGGCTGGCGCGGGTCCGAGAATTTCCACTTCTGACCCGCCAACATCGCCTTCTGTTTCATCTGCCTGAGCAGTAGATGCTTGATCTGTCAACCATGTCTGAAGGTGCGCCTCGACAGCGTGCGCAGCCTCTTCAATCTGTTTTTCGTCCTTGCCGCGGAGCAGAAGTGTCCCGACATGTGAGAAAGGTGGATACTGTAAAGCACCGCGTGCTTCGACCTCCTGCGCGTAGAAACCGAGGTAGTCGTGCTTTTGTGCCGCGGAAATACAGTAGTGTTCAGGCATATAGGTCTGAATGATGACCTTCCCTTCAAGGTCGGCACGTCCGGAACGTCCAGCGACTTGTGTCAACAGGCTAAACGTCTGCTCACTCGCTCGAAAGTCGGGTAGATTCAAACTGGTATCCGCGGCGATGACACCAACAAGTGTTACATTCGGGAAGTCTAACCCCTTTGATACCATCTGTGTGCCTATGAGGATATCGATCTGCTGCTGCTCAAATGTCTCCAAAATCTGCTGATGCGCGTTTTTCCGTGTCGTTGAATCAGCATCAAACCGTTTCACACGTGCCTCTGGGAACGCTTTCCGCACCTCTTGCTCAACAGCCTCTGTCCCCAACCCAAAATAGCGAATGGCAGGGCTGCCACACTGTGGGCAGCTCGGATGCGTCGGACGCTTATTGCCACAATGGTGACAAACGAGACGTTTCGTCTCAAAGTGAAAGGTCAATGAGATAGAGCAATTCTCACAGCGTTCAACATACCCACACGTTCGGCAGAAAACATAAGTGGAATGCCCACGCCTGTTGAGAAACAGGATAATTTGCTCTTGCCTTTCCAAGCGTTCTTCAATCGAATTTCGGAGGACATCTGAAAAGATAGTCCTGTTGCCCTTTTTCAATTCAGTCCGCATATCAGCGATGTGAACATCAGGCATTTTTCTATTAAGAACACGGTCTGGCAGACTGAGGAGCCGATACCGCCCATTTTTCGCACGGTGAAAACTCTCAAGGGACGGGGTCGCACTCCCGAGGATGACGGGACAGTTAGCGAGTTCACCCCGCTTCCGCGCGACATCTCGTGCATGGTAACGCGGAACGATATCCGACTTATAGGAGTCCGAATGTTCTTCGTCTATAATCAGCATACCCAGTTCTTTCACTGGGGCAAAGACAGCGGAACGCGGTCCAATCACAATGTCGGCGTCTCCGTTTCGGATACGGTGCCACTGATCATAGCGTTCCCCATCGCTCAACCGACTGTGCAGCAGTGCGACCCGTTCCCCGAATCGCCCAACAAATCGGGAGGCAGCCTGCGGTGTGAGCGATATTTCCGGGACTAATGCGATGACGGATTTCCCGTTGCTAAGGACTTCTGTCATCGCTTGCATGTAGACTTCGGTCTTCCCGCTTCCCGTTACACCGTGGAGCAGAAAGGTGGGCGCGCGTTCAACAGCAGGGGCGTGAGGGACATCGGGGTTACAAACCCCTCCCGCAGTATCTGATGTGAGTATATTTTGAAGTTCTGTGAACGCTATGGATTGGGCAGAATTCAGGTGAAGGGGCTGTGTTGTGGCGATCGGTTCAGAACTCAAAGGATTACGAACGGCTTGTGCACGTGTGATGTCAAGAAAGCCACGTCTTTCAAGCGTGCGGAGCAGAGAGATACTGGAATTCACGCGTTTGGTTAGGTCGGCTGTCGCCAATGGGGCACCTGCATCAAGCAGGTGTCGCAGGATTTCAGCATGCTTCGCAGCGGCAATGTGCCGACGGTTACCGGGTCGCGAGCCCGCAGGATTCTCGGAACCGTCTGCCTCACCCTTGAGTCGATCAATTTCCGCTTCAATATCAGTAGACGGTAAGGCTAAAGTTGCTACAGAGGTTAACTGCGTGTTGGCTTTCGGCTTGTGGGTCACGTCAAGGCTGACGATACCCTTTTCTTGTAGCACGGTAATCTTCGGACGTAGTTTTTGGTAACTAATTCCCATACGTCGGGCAAGTTGATTCAGAGATAGCTCACCCTCTGCTGCCAGAAGTGCGACGAGTTGCTTTTGCACCTTTCCCCGGGGTGTGGGTGCGTCCGGTAAGAGTTGCACCTTCTGTTCTTTCTGTGTTCGCACCGCAGCGGGCACGGCACAAAAGAGCGCGAGACCCCATGAGCAGACGTAATATTCCGCCATCCATTTGGTAAGGGCAAGCAGTTCAGTGGAGAAGGTTGGGGTTTTCTCAAGACAGGTGGAAATATTCTTGATGATGCCGGGGGCGAGATCGGTTTCATTGAGGCGTTCAACGACAACGCCTTCTTGACGTGTCCCCCGGAAAGGTGCTAACACACGAGTGCCGGGCTGTAAAACCGCATCCAGCTGCGGCGGCACACCGTAGGTGAAGACTTGATCGACCGATAGCGGAAAAGCAATATTCGCGTAACGCATAGTTTTTTATAGCCATCAGTTGACGACGGACACTCTTTTTTTATCCCTCTTCCAAAAAAGCAAGCACCTTTTTGACATCTTCCCATACGTCAGCTTTACCCTTCGGGTTTCTGAGCAGATATGCCGGGTGATACGTCGGCATGATGACTGGCGGTTTCCTATGTGGAAGGACGCGGAGTCCTGGCACCTCACACGGATGGAATTCCCCTCGAAGTCTTGTAATACCGGTTTTGGTATCCAGCAACATCTGTGCCGCAAAACTTCCGAGTGCCATAATCACTTTCGGTTGAATGAGTTCTATCTGACGCACTAAATAGGGACTACAAGTTTCGACCTCATCGGGGGCAGGATTCCTGTTACCGGGGGGACGACACTTAAGCACATTCGCGATATAGACATCCTCACGCTTAAGTTGCATACCATCCTCAATAATGCGCGTCAACAACTGACCGGCTCTGCCGACAAAAGGTTCTCCCTGTTCATCTTCATCAGCACCGGGGGCTTCACCGATGAACATAAGGTCGGCTTCCGGGTTGCCAACACCAAAAACGACACTGTGCCGTGTCTCGTGCAACCCACATTTGGTGCAATCTGCGGCATCAGTCGCCAGCGTAGGGAGATCGAGGTTCGCATACGGGGATTCCCGCTCTGGCTCGTTTATTTCTGATTCTATAAAACCGAGTTGAAGTTGTTCTTCCACGTATTCCCTCACACTTGCAATAAGATCTACATATTCTTTTCTGAGGCTGTCTCTATCCATTTTTTTAAGAATTGTCAGTTATCAGTTGTCAACTGAAAACTAATTGCGCAAATCGTCAATCAGGGATATACCATCGAACCAAGTGATGTACAAGAAGAGTGCAATCAGGAGAACAATACAAACCTGTTGAACAATCTCTTGTGCTCTCCGAGGCATAGGTCTGCCACGGATCTTCTCGACAGTGAAAAACAGCAACTGTCCCCCGTCAGCAATCGGAATCGGCAACAGATTGACGATGCAAAGATTGATACTAATAAAGCCAATGAAAAAGAGCGCGCTACTCAACCCCACCCGATCAAACATACGACTTGTGGCGTTCGCGATACCGATGGGCCCCGAGAGATGCTTCGGTGATACTTCTCCACCTACCAGCTGTTGCAAGGTTCTGCCGACAGTTGTGAAGGTCAACCATGTCGCCTCAACACCTTTTCCGAGGCTTGTAAAAACGTCATAATCCGGCAACGGTGCCGTTTTTGCAGCGAATTCCATGCCACTGAGAGATGTCTGCCACGCCAATCCGAAGAGGGCTCCATCGGGATTCGTCTCTGAATTTTGTATCTCCGTGGCAAGTCTTACCTTTTTCAGGTTCCCGTCTCGCATCAATCCGACTTCGATGGATTCACTGGTTGCCATTGCTTTGAGTTCTGAATAGAGCGTTGCATTGTCTACTAATGTGCCGTTAAGCATCGCAAGGACGTCTCCATCTTGGATCCCCGAATTTTGTGCGATACTATCCTCTTGGATACTCGCTTTCACACGCCAACGGACCGGCACTTCGATCGTAAGCGACGCATCATCCCGTCGGATACCGAGTGTCAATGCTTCTGGATTTTCGTTAATACTTTGATAAAGTGACTGATATTTCCTATTACGCCAATCTTCGGAGGCGTGCCAGACCCCGTATCCAAAATAAGGAACGTTGTGGAGTTTCTGACCGTTGATGCTCTCAATCTGATCGCCGACTTGGATCCCGGCTTCTGCCGCGGGACTCCCTTCTTCGACATGACTGATGATCGTTTCCGATCTACTGCTCACTCTAATGATACCAATATCGCCTCTGACACTCGGCTCCGCATCGGGGATAACAGAAAGTATCTTCCGTTCACCCTCCCGTTCTACGACGATATCCAGTGGCCTATTTGCGCTGGTGAAAATCCGTGTTTGGAACATCGCCCAATGGCTAATCGGGTCCCCATTGACAGAAATAATGGTATCGCCGGGCATGAGTCCACCGATCGCACCGGGTCCATCGTCGGCGACCCAACCGAGCTGGATCACCTCTTTTTCACCGAGGGGTAAACCAGTTAATCCACCAATCAACCGAGCGGAATCCGTGTTAATCCCAGTAGCAAAGACGAGCCAGTATACCAATACACCAAACAATAAGTTAACTGCGGGACCCGCGGCGACGACGAAAGCGCGGCTGCCGATTGAGGCACTCGCAAATTCACCCGGCGCCCCGGTTTGTTCGGTTGGACTCTCTCCTTCCATCTGAACGTAGCCGCCAAATGGCAAGAGCGAGATTCTATAGTCTGTTTCATCCCGCTGAAATCCGATGAGTTTCGGACCGAAACCGAGTGAAAAGGTGTTTACCTTAATACCACACCGTTTCGCGACATAAAAATGACCGAGTTCATGAATGAAAATAATGAACCCGAGCGGAATAATCGCGAGAAATGCCGTTTTTATGTAGGGAATTATGGAGCCAATCAGGTCAATCAAGAATTCCATGGTGTTTATTACCTCGTGATGCGTTTTTAGTAACTCGCTTGTGACATACTTTTTTTATTTTTTATTATTGAATGTACTGTTGTTTTTGCCCATCGGTCAACCTCAAGGATATCCGAAAGTGTTGGATCAGCGATTACCGCATGTGCATCCATCACACGCGCAAGGATCGCAGGAATATCCATAAATCCGATGCGTGCCTCAAGAAAAGCCGCCACGACCACCTCATCTGCGCTACTGAGCACTACAGGGAGTGTGCCACCGATTTCTGCAGCGGTATACGCGAGCGAGAGGCATGGAAATTTCTCAAAGTCAACCGGTTCAAAGTGTAGCGTGCGTGCTTCCATTAAATCCAAACGTGGCACGGGTGCCGAAAGCCTACGCGGATAGGTTAAAGCGTATTGGATCATAATACGCATATCTGTGGGGCCCAGTTGTGCGAGCGTGGAACCGTCTGTCCATTCCACCATAGAATGAACAATACTCTCTGGATGGATGACGACATCAATCTTTGAGATCTCCATGTCAAACAACCATTTCGCTTCAATGACCTCCAACCCTTTGTTCATCATCGTCGCGGAGTCGATTGTAATTTTCTGTCCCATCTTCCAATTCGGGTGCCGGAGTGCTTGCTGCGGCGTGACGGAATAGAGGGCTTCTTTGGGCACTTCTCGGAAGGGACCGCCTGACGCGGTAATCAGGAGTCGGTGGATATCTGTCTGTTGATCGCGTGCCCCCTCTAAGCATTGGAAGATGGCACTCATTTCACTATCTAGCGGTATTAAGTTAACATCGTTTTTTTTCACAGCTGCCTTAACAAGAGGTCCCGCCATCACCATTACCTCTTTATTGACAAAGGCGATGTCCTTACCGGCGTTAATTGCTGCTAAGGTCGGCAACAAACCCGCCGTTCCACCCATCCCGTCCAAAACTTGGGATGCCTGCGGCATGGTCGCGACGGCTTGAAGTCCCTCAGTGCCGCCGAGGACTTGTGTGCAGTTGAGATCTCGGATCCGTTCACTGAGCTGTGCCGCTGCTGCAGGTTCATTTAAAGCCACCAATGCCGGACGATACCGTCGAATCTGTTGTTCAAGGGTGTCAACATCTCGGTTCGCTGCGAGACCGACTACCTTAAATTCGTCAGCATGCGTTTCGACAACGCTGAGGGTGTTTTTCCCAACAGAGCCCGTGCTACCAAGTATGGCGATGTGTTTCATATTTTTAACTACGGGCTCCTGGGCGTTGCTCCAAATGTAAATGCAGAAAGCCGAAGCCATCCCATAGCGAATAGCGTATGGGGGACAAATTATGCCATTTAAGGAAACCTAATTTCATTGCGCAACGGTTTCTGGTGAGTTCTTAACCGGGTTCGGGAATCTGTATCGTAATTCTTTTTCTTCTCTTTAACCAACTCTGCAGTATTACGCCTTATCCTAATTCGGACCACCGTCATAAACATTTATCCTAAGTGCCCTGTCAATGCAAGATAGTAGTAAAGCACAGGTGTACTAAAAATAAGGCTATCGCACCTATCAATAAATCCGCCATGTCCGGGGATAACCTGTCCGGAATCCTTAACACCGGCGGTTCGCTTCATCAGCGAGGCACTGAGATCTCCCAGTTGCCCCAAAACACTCAGGAGGAGTCCAATGAAGATTGCGTGCCCCCAAGAGAGTGTCCCTTTCAGCAGGATTGCATTCAGTAAGAAACTCGTCAAAGTGCCGACCACCAATCCGCCAATCGTTCCTTCAATCGTTTTTCGTGGACTGACGGGCGTGCCGAGTTTGTGTTTACCGAACGCTCTGCCAACGAGATACGCGCCGGTGTCGCTACACCAAATGATGCCAGCCAATAGGAAGATCAGTTGTCTACCGATCGGTTCCGCATTTCGGAGTAAGATGAGATGGTAGCCTAATGCCCAACCGATGGTTAAAATGCCGGTGAGTTTCAGTGTAACCGCAAGCAATTCACCCGCGACCTTCGCCCTAAAAATACTCTCCGCGAAAATATAAATGAATACGAAGGTAAAGTAACTGAAGATGACCGTTGAGGCAGCGGTCGTCTGTGTAAGTTCAGGCAAAAAATACGCGAACAAACAGAACACACCTGACAAGAGTGCAGGCATCACCGGATTCAATTTTTCCGTGAAGTGCTGTGCCAAACGACAGTACTCAACTTGCATCATCACCACGACGACGGATACAAGTATCAGGTAGAGCCAATCCCCCTGATAAACAATTAGGAGGACTAACGGTGCTAACACAGCCACACTCAAGGCTCGCCGCCAAAACATATTTTTTTGTCGTTAACAGTCTTCAGGGAACAGATCGGTAAAGTTCAACGAAACCTTTTAACTCTCACTGCGAGGCAAACTGATAACTGACAACCCTTCCTCAAGTTTCTAATAATTCGGACTCTTTCGCCTCCGTCAAGTCGTTAATCTGGTCGATGTACGTATCCGTCAGCTGCTGAACCGGATCCGCACTCGCTTTCCCGCGCTTCCTGTCGCCGCCTCGTCCTCTGCTTTTACCGCCGCCACCGGTATCCCCATCGGCTTTTTTAACGGCATCGTTGGCATCGCGTCGGATATTCCGAATTGCCACCTTCCCTTCTTCGGCGAGTTTACGGACGACCTTCGTTAGCTCCGTCCTGCGCTCCAATGTGAGTTCGGGGATTTGGATTCGGATAATGTTCCCGTCATTGCTCGTCGAGAGTCCCAAATCTGAGTGGGCGATGGCTTTCTCAATCTCTGTAATTAGCGTTTTGTCCCAAGGTTGAATGACAAGCAGCCGCGGTTCAGGCGTAGTAATCGTGCCGACTTGACTCAATGGACTTTTGCTACCGTAATACGTAACGCTGACCTGATCCAAGAGTGCTGGTGTCGCTCGGCCTGTCTGTACATGCGACAATTTCGTCGCTGTTGCTTCGACTGTCTTCTTCATCCGGGACTCCGCCTGTTGAAGAATCTGCTGTTGCATTTTTTAATTATTCCTTGCGTTTCGGTCAGGTGGGTCTTGGGTTTAAGGGGTTAATCTCCGTAGACCTAGCGGAAATCCGCAGAAATACCCAAGCAATACGCAAAAATCCCCCAGCAAAACACCCCAAGTAAAAACCCTTCCGATTCGCTTACAGGCTACAGTTCTGGTTGACATCAAGACTGTAGGGTTACAGTTTCCTGTTCACTGTCCAAGTACGTAGAGTACAAAACGTTTGACGACAATGTTCTCACCCAATTGGGCTATTGTGTCCTTTACGAGACTCTCAATGGTCTTGTCTGAATCTCGGATATAAGGCTGCTGTAAGAGGCAGGTCTCCGTATAATATTTAGAGATTCGTCCTTCAACAATCCGTTCAGCGATGTGGGCAGGTTTCCCTTCTTGCTCGGCTTGTGCTTTCAGAATTGCTTTTTCTGCTTCAAGATCTTTGGCAGGAACATCTTCCGGTTTAACATATTTCGGTTTTGCGGCTGCGACCTGCATCGCGATCTCTTTCGCCAAATTTTGGAACTGCTCTGTTCGGGCAACGAAATCGGTTTCGCAATTGAGTTCGACCAATGTGCCGACACGGCTACCGGGATGAATATAGGAAACAATCAATCCTTCTTCTGTCGTTCTACCGCCTTTAAGTTCGGACGCTTTCAGTCCCTGCTCCCGTAATTTCTGAATTGCTTCGTCAATATTTCCGTTCGTTTCTGTTAGCGCCTTTTTGCAGTCCATAATCCCTGCCCCCGTGCGCGAACGGAGGTCGCTAACAAGCTTTGCTGTAATTGCCATGTATCCTCCTTAATTATAGTTTTCAGTTAACAGTTTCCAGTTAACAGTTAAGGAGGGATCTGGTTTAACAAACCCACCTCTTAACTGAAAACCGAAGACTGATGACTGATTGCCAATTTATTGAGACTGTCGCCGCGGGGCTCTTCCTCTCCGTCGTTGACGCGGTGCACGTGTCTGACGCTGTTCCCCATCGCCAATCGCCTCTGGCTCTGCGGACAGTTGGGCTTCTTCGAGAATCGCGACACTTTCTTCCTCGTGCTTTTCCACTGCAAGTATCGCATCTACTTGCGCCACAGCTGCTTGGGGCTGCTCTGCTTCCGCCGCGACCTCTGCGCCTTCTAACGCATCTCCCTTGCCATTAACGACGGCATCGGCTAAGACAGAACAGATGAGACGAATTGAGCGGATAGCGTCATCGTTACCCGGAACCGGCAAATCAATCGGATCAGGGTCACAATTGGTATCAACGATAGCGATGATCGGGATACCGAGTTTGTTTGCCTCTGCGATCGCTGTATGCTCTTTCCGTGTATCCGTAACAACCACGGCTTCAGGGAGCTTTTTCATCTCTCTGACACCACTCAGGTTGCTGTCGAGTTTGCCTTTCTCACGGCGCAACCGCATGACCTCTTTTTTCGGCCTCTGATCAAAAACCCCATTCGTTTCATCGGCATCCAGTTGATCCAACCTGTTGACACTCCGACGGATGGTTTGGAAATTCGTCAGCATACCACCGAGCCATCGGTGATTTACGTGATACATCCCACATCGCACGGCTTCGCTTCGCACGGCTTCTTGGGATTGGCGTTTCGTGCCGACAAATAATACCCCGCCACCTTGCGCGGCGATCTCTTCAACGAAATGCGCGGCGGTTTCGAGCATCCGTAGCGTCTTTTGCAAGTCAATAATATAAATCCCGTTTCGTTCAGCGAAGATGTACTCTGCCATCTTCGGATTCCAACGACGGGTTTGATGTCCGAAGTGAACTCCACATTCAAGGAGTCCTTTCATTGTAACTGCCAAAAAAACCTCCTAAGTTTGCGGGGACCTGCCGTCCCCACTGGGTTTTCGCGTCCACCTCTTTCATGTCTGCATCAGACTCTCAACACGAGAGAACCCGCTGTGCAAATCGAGAGGTGTGTCGTATCCAGTATTGTGTGTGTAACTCCCGATGAACGTTTTTCATCAGAATTGATGCAAATATTTTACCACAGAAACAATTGAATTTCAAGTTTTTATAACACACCTCTTACCGAATGTCAAGAAAATTGTAGATTCAGGGCAGGTTCTGTGATATAAAACATCAGGAGGCATATAGGTGAACCATCTGATTGAACAGATCGCAGCCCACTTCCAAACAGAGGTAGAGGCTCTGAAACTTGAACCGATTCAGCACGGCAGTCAGCAGAAGCACAATGTCTGTCGTTTAAAACTCGGTTCCGTGAACTACCTACTCAAACAGCACGACATCACCACACCCGTCGTTGAGGCAGGCTATACCCCTTGTGAGATTGAATCCACTGTCCTGTCAGTATTACACCGCAATGGGTGTCGTGTTCCGCAAATTGTTTGGAAATTGGAAGCCTTGCATACCCTGTTGTTGGAATGGTGTGGCGAATTGACACTGGATGCCATGGCACAAAGCAGACCCTTGTCTGCTCTTACCCCCATTTTGCGGACTGCACTTATGGAGCTCTGTCGGGTTGAAACCGTTTTCGCAGAAAACATGGAACTTCTTACCCCCTACGCCTTCCGCTTTGATCTGAACGTTACCCTGCAACGTTTACTTGAACAAGGCAGAAAAACCCTCGGCTATCTTTGTGGTGCGATGACCTCATCACAAACTGCACATCTTGATGCGCTATGGACCACTTTTTCCAACCGACTCCAAACGGCACCACCGACTTTCGATAGTCTCGACTACCAGAGCCGAAACATCGTGATTTCCGACGACATCCCTTTTTTGATTGACTTTTCGAGTGTTGGTTGGGATTGGCAGGAACGGCGGTTGGTCCAATTTTTCAATAGTATCGGGGCAAACCAAGAGGGGACAAACTTCGTCTCGTTGTTAAATCGGGAGTTGGTCGAGGCTTATGCAGGGTGGGTTGCCGCACATCGTGAAACCTGTTCATCTGCGGAGATCGCGGCACGTGTTGACAGTCATCATCTCCTCTTTTATCTATCCGTAATCCATCGAATTTTGTGTGCTGTTGCACAGCCTGAAGCCTCCGAAAGCAGAACACTTTTCAAAGCGTGGGGTGATCTCAAGGCGAGATACCAAAGCGCACTGCGGCAGGTGATTCATACGGGGCTGAGCGACGGGGTTTACACAACTCAAATTCGAGAGATGATTGCCAATAGGATGACCCAACCCCCTAAAGAATCAACGGTATGAATGCCTTATGGCATTCCCCGCCCCTTATCAGGGGGACTGTAAGAGGATAGGTTAAACATCACTCCTTAATTGTATCCTTAAGAATTGTTCTCTCAAGTTCAATAAGGAACGCTTGTATTTCAGGGGTTGATGGTGTTGTGGTATGAAACGCTGTCTGATACGATTTCAGCACTCTGTAAAGGGATGTAAGATGGACTTTCCGTTTCTGGGTTGCCTCGCGCACGTTTGCAAAGACTGCGATTACCTGATCTTCTGAGATACCATCAGGACGATTTTTCGACTTAAGATGGTTTTCTACACCGTTTAGGGCGCGTCCTGCCATCCAATAGCGGGCACCTTCAGACCCACCGACGCGGCGATAAACGATGCCACCTGCGATTAAAC
Protein-coding sequences here:
- the priA gene encoding primosomal protein N', with amino-acid sequence MRYANIAFPLSVDQVFTYGVPPQLDAVLQPGTRVLAPFRGTRQEGVVVERLNETDLAPGIIKNISTCLEKTPTFSTELLALTKWMAEYYVCSWGLALFCAVPAAVRTQKEQKVQLLPDAPTPRGKVQKQLVALLAAEGELSLNQLARRMGISYQKLRPKITVLQEKGIVSLDVTHKPKANTQLTSVATLALPSTDIEAEIDRLKGEADGSENPAGSRPGNRRHIAAAKHAEILRHLLDAGAPLATADLTKRVNSSISLLRTLERRGFLDITRAQAVRNPLSSEPIATTQPLHLNSAQSIAFTELQNILTSDTAGGVCNPDVPHAPAVERAPTFLLHGVTGSGKTEVYMQAMTEVLSNGKSVIALVPEISLTPQAASRFVGRFGERVALLHSRLSDGERYDQWHRIRNGDADIVIGPRSAVFAPVKELGMLIIDEEHSDSYKSDIVPRYHARDVARKRGELANCPVILGSATPSLESFHRAKNGRYRLLSLPDRVLNRKMPDVHIADMRTELKKGNRTIFSDVLRNSIEERLERQEQIILFLNRRGHSTYVFCRTCGYVERCENCSISLTFHFETKRLVCHHCGNKRPTHPSCPQCGSPAIRYFGLGTEAVEQEVRKAFPEARVKRFDADSTTRKNAHQQILETFEQQQIDILIGTQMVSKGLDFPNVTLVGVIAADTSLNLPDFRASEQTFSLLTQVAGRSGRADLEGKVIIQTYMPEHYCISAAQKHDYLGFYAQEVEARGALQYPPFSHVGTLLLRGKDEKQIEEAAHAVEAHLQTWLTDQASTAQADETEGDVGGSEVEILGPAPAPLSKIEGKFRWHFLLRSNSVESISQLLKHLTDEPPVAIKSNAIEFVIDIDPTSIL
- a CDS encoding uracil-DNA glycosylase, producing the protein MDRDSLRKEYVDLIASVREYVEEQLQLGFIESEINEPERESPYANLDLPTLATDAADCTKCGLHETRHSVVFGVGNPEADLMFIGEAPGADEDEQGEPFVGRAGQLLTRIIEDGMQLKREDVYIANVLKCRPPGNRNPAPDEVETCSPYLVRQIELIQPKVIMALGSFAAQMLLDTKTGITRLRGEFHPCEVPGLRVLPHRKPPVIMPTYHPAYLLRNPKGKADVWEDVKKVLAFLEEG
- a CDS encoding PDZ domain-containing protein; translated protein: MEFLIDLIGSIIPYIKTAFLAIIPLGFIIFIHELGHFYVAKRCGIKVNTFSLGFGPKLIGFQRDETDYRISLLPFGGYVQMEGESPTEQTGAPGEFASASIGSRAFVVAAGPAVNLLFGVLVYWLVFATGINTDSARLIGGLTGLPLGEKEVIQLGWVADDGPGAIGGLMPGDTIISVNGDPISHWAMFQTRIFTSANRPLDIVVEREGERKILSVIPDAEPSVRGDIGIIRVSSRSETIISHVEEGSPAAEAGIQVGDQIESINGQKLHNVPYFGYGVWHASEDWRNRKYQSLYQSINENPEALTLGIRRDDASLTIEVPVRWRVKASIQEDSIAQNSGIQDGDVLAMLNGTLVDNATLYSELKAMATSESIEVGLMRDGNLKKVRLATEIQNSETNPDGALFGLAWQTSLSGMEFAAKTAPLPDYDVFTSLGKGVEATWLTFTTVGRTLQQLVGGEVSPKHLSGPIGIANATSRMFDRVGLSSALFFIGFISINLCIVNLLPIPIADGGQLLFFTVEKIRGRPMPRRAQEIVQQVCIVLLIALFLYITWFDGISLIDDLRN
- a CDS encoding 1-deoxy-D-xylulose-5-phosphate reductoisomerase; protein product: MKHIAILGSTGSVGKNTLSVVETHADEFKVVGLAANRDVDTLEQQIRRYRPALVALNEPAAAAQLSERIRDLNCTQVLGGTEGLQAVATMPQASQVLDGMGGTAGLLPTLAAINAGKDIAFVNKEVMVMAGPLVKAAVKKNDVNLIPLDSEMSAIFQCLEGARDQQTDIHRLLITASGGPFREVPKEALYSVTPQQALRHPNWKMGQKITIDSATMMNKGLEVIEAKWLFDMEISKIDVVIHPESIVHSMVEWTDGSTLAQLGPTDMRIMIQYALTYPRRLSAPVPRLDLMEARTLHFEPVDFEKFPCLSLAYTAAEIGGTLPVVLSSADEVVVAAFLEARIGFMDIPAILARVMDAHAVIADPTLSDILEVDRWAKTTVHSIIKNKKSMSQASY
- a CDS encoding phosphatidate cytidylyltransferase — encoded protein: MFWRRALSVAVLAPLVLLIVYQGDWLYLILVSVVVVMMQVEYCRLAQHFTEKLNPVMPALLSGVFCLFAYFLPELTQTTAASTVIFSYFTFVFIYIFAESIFRAKVAGELLAVTLKLTGILTIGWALGYHLILLRNAEPIGRQLIFLLAGIIWCSDTGAYLVGRAFGKHKLGTPVSPRKTIEGTIGGLVVGTLTSFLLNAILLKGTLSWGHAIFIGLLLSVLGQLGDLSASLMKRTAGVKDSGQVIPGHGGFIDRCDSLIFSTPVLYYYLALTGHLG
- a CDS encoding ribosome recycling factor; translation: MQQQILQQAESRMKKTVEATATKLSHVQTGRATPALLDQVSVTYYGSKSPLSQVGTITTPEPRLLVIQPWDKTLITEIEKAIAHSDLGLSTSNDGNIIRIQIPELTLERRTELTKVVRKLAEEGKVAIRNIRRDANDAVKKADGDTGGGGKSRGRGGDRKRGKASADPVQQLTDTYIDQINDLTEAKESELLET
- the tsf gene encoding translation elongation factor Ts, which translates into the protein MAITAKLVSDLRSRTGAGIMDCKKALTETNGNIDEAIQKLREQGLKASELKGGRTTEEGLIVSYIHPGSRVGTLVELNCETDFVARTEQFQNLAKEIAMQVAAAKPKYVKPEDVPAKDLEAEKAILKAQAEQEGKPAHIAERIVEGRISKYYTETCLLQQPYIRDSDKTIESLVKDTIAQLGENIVVKRFVLYVLGQ
- the rpsB gene encoding 30S ribosomal protein S2, translating into MKGLLECGVHFGHQTRRWNPKMAEYIFAERNGIYIIDLQKTLRMLETAAHFVEEIAAQGGGVLFVGTKRQSQEAVRSEAVRCGMYHVNHRWLGGMLTNFQTIRRSVNRLDQLDADETNGVFDQRPKKEVMRLRREKGKLDSNLSGVREMKKLPEAVVVTDTRKEHTAIAEANKLGIPIIAIVDTNCDPDPIDLPVPGNDDAIRSIRLICSVLADAVVNGKGDALEGAEVAAEAEQPQAAVAQVDAILAVEKHEEESVAILEEAQLSAEPEAIGDGEQRQTRAPRQRRRGRAPRRQSQ